The genomic segment CCCGATCCCGACCACTACGTCACGTGGGAGTACGCGCGCGGTTACGCCGACGGCGTTCACGACACGCTGACCGAGGGCAACGAGGACGACAAGGAATAAAGGAACGGGGGCCTGAGTCTGATGGCTCCGCTTCGCTCCGCGTGGCAATCGCCTTGTAACCGGTGAGATGGCAGGCGATTTCCGCCACCCGCAAACCCCGCGGGCGTCGAAAAACCGACTGCCATCTCACCGGCGGCGATCGCCGGAAGTGTGACTGTTAAGCCACCAGCCCGGCCCGGAAGCCGGCCGCGACCGCGTGGGCGCGGTCCCGGGCCCCGAGCTTCCGGAAGAGCCGCCGGGCGTGGGTCTTGACGGTGTCCTCCGAGACGAAGAGCTCGCGGCCGATCTCGGCGTTGCTCTTGCCGTCGGCCATCCCCCGCAGCACCTGCAGCTCGCGCTCGGTGAGCGTCAGCCGCCGGCCCGCGGGCGCCGGGTCGGCCACCCCGACCTGGGTCTCGTTGCCGGGCCAGGCCACCATCGGCCGGCCGGTGGCGGGATCGATCGGGGCGTCGCCACGCTGCGACGGCACCATGGGCGCGTTGGGACCGAGCACGGCCGGCACGGCCGCCGCGTTCGGCGCCCCTACGGACAGACCGTTCTGGTAGGCCGCCCGGGCCGCCGTCGAGTTGTTGTTGCGGGCTCCGCCGGCGACTGCCGCCGGCTGGGCGTTCGCCCCGTTGATCGGCATGCCCTGCGGGCGCACCGGGAGCAGCAGCAGGAGCAGTGCCTTGGCCACGACGCTGACCAGGTCGTGCTCGACGCCGCGGATGACGCCGCGGGCACCGGCGGCGACGGCCGCCGCGGCCACCCGCGGGTCCTCGGCGCCGAAGAGCACCACCTGCGCCTGGGGCGCACGGGCAAGGACGCGCCGGGTGAAACCGACGCTGTCGGGACGAGTCACGGCGGTGTCAGCCAGGACCACTTCAGCCGGCCGTTCAGCCAGGCGGATCATGGCCTCGGTCTCGCTGACCGCGGTCCGGACGACGCCGGTCATGCCGAGCCGGGCCGCGGTGGACGCGACGGTCTGGGCCGCCAGCGGGGTACGGACGCACACGAGGACGGTACGCACAGTGATCCTCCTTCTCTCTCAGAGGAGATCACGCGAGGGCCGCAGCATTACGCGCTTTAGATGGAAAAAATGGGAAAGATCGGTATCAGTAGCTTGCCCGATGCCATGCGGCTTCAGAAGACATCGACATGTTGCGTGTGAGCCTGGGATCACCGGGGTAACACCGCGGCAGGCCTGAGCAAGGGCCCTCGTGACGACACTCCGCGGTGCCGCGCGGGAGGAGGGTGTTACATGTCGAACGTTCGCAGACTGCCCGGGCCCATCGCCGACCTGTGGGACTGGCAGCGACTTGGTCTGTGCCGAGGCCGGGACAGCGCTCAATTCTTCCACCCGGACGGCGAACGCGGTTCGTCCCGCAACCGCCGGGAAGCCAAAGCCAAGAGCATGTGTGGCGCGTGCCCCGTCCGGGCCGAGTGCGCCGCGCACGCCCTCGCGGTTCGCGAGCCGTACGGGGTCTGGGGCGGCCTCACCGAAGCGGAGCGGCTGCGGCTGCTCGCCGTCGGTTGGGAGGACACCGCCGACCGCCATCACGGACGAGTCGACCTGGCCCGGCTGGAGGCCCGGCTCGGCCGGCCCCACAAGTCAGCCGTTCCCGCGCAGCGGCAGGCCCCGGCGGCCTGACGCCGCACCCTAGGCATCACCATGACGATCCGGTCCCCGTTCGGGGGCCGGGTCGAGTTGTTCGACGGCTCTTCATCAACCGCATTGGTGGACATGCAAGCCACCGTATGAGCGACTTGCGCACCGGCGACGGACCGCAGGTGCGGCCTTCAAGTAACCGGCACCTTCGCGTTCCGCTGATGTCAGTTCTCGATGCCCACCCGGATCTGATGCCACCCGGACGCCCCGTCGGGCGCGGGCGGAGCCGGAGTGCTCGTCTGCGTCACCCCTTGGCCGTCGGTCGCCCGCACCCGGAGTGAGTGCTCCCCCGGGGTAGCCGGCCACGACCAGCTCCACTGACGCCACGTGTCGCTCGAAACCGTCGCGGCCAGAGTCGCCTCGGCCCATTCGCCGTCGTCGACCTGAACCTCGACCTTCGTGATCCCGCGATGCTGGGCCCATGCCACGCCGCCCACCACGACCGGCCCGGCCGGGCGTTTGCCCCCGTCGCGCGGCGTGTCGATCCGGGCCGCGGTCTTGATCGGGGCCTGCGCCGCCCAGCCTCGGGGCACCCAGTAGGCGTCGAAGTCGGAGAAACGGCTGAGCTCGATCTCGGTGATCCACTTGCAGGCGCTGACGTAGCCGTACAGACCGGGCACCACCATCCGTACGGGGAAACCGTGGCTGACCGGCAGCGGCTCGCCGTTCATGCCGACCGCGAGCAGCGCGTCCCGCCCGTCCATCAGCACCGAGGTCGGGCTGCCGCAGGTCCAGCCGTCGACCGACCGCTGCACCACCTGGTCGGCGCCGGGCAGTGGCCCCGCCTCCTCCAGCAGCTCGCGGATCGGCGTGCCGAGCCAGAGCGCGTTGCCGATCAGATCGCCCCCGACCTCGTTGGAGACGCAGGCCAGCGTCACGTAGCGCTCGATCATCGGCCGTTGCAGCAGCTGCTCCCAGGTGATGGTGATCGGGTTACGCACCATCCCGTGAATCCGCAACTGCCAGTTCGCCGGGTCGATCCGCGGCGGGATGAGCGCCGTGTCGATCCGGTAGAAGTCCTTGTTGGGCGAGATGTACGGCGTCGCCCCCGGCACCTGCGCTCCGGCGGGCACCGGCGGCGCGTTCTGCCGGGCCGCCGGCAGCACCACCTGGCTGCGGGCCGTGGTCACCGCCTGCCGCGACGTCCACCAGCGCCCGGCCAGCCCCGACACGGCCGCCGCCCCCGCGGCCAGCCCCAGACTCTTCAGGAAACCCCGGCGACCTTCCCCGTACGGGTCCCGACCGGCCTCGGCGCCTTCGCGCGCCGGGTCGTCCGCCCGCTGCGGGATGGCCCCGGTGGTGGCGCCGGGGCCCACCCCGGCCCCGGCCCGGACCGCCGCCGGGACCGTGGTGCGTTCCCCGGCCCGGACACGGTGGCCGGCCCGCAGGGTCAATGCCGCCGCGGGCACCCCGGCCTGTTCCAGCAGCTGCCGCAGCACCCACACGGCCAGCGCAGCCCCGGCCACCGTGGGCAGCCAGGCGAACACCCCGGCGTCGTGCCGGGTCATCGCGGCCAGCACGCCGACCAGTGCGAACAGCCCGATCCCGCCCACCGCGAGCCGCCACGACCGCAGCGCGGCCACACCCACCCCGTACGCGTAGGCCGCCAGCAGGATCGACGTGCCCACGATCAGGGCCGTCTTGTCGTGCACGCCGAAGACCCGTACGCCGAAGTCCTTGACCGGCGCGGGCACGTTGTCGACCACCACGCCACCCACGGCGATCAGCGGCGCCGACAACGGGCCGGTCAGAACGGCGACCACCTCGGCGGCCCCCACGGCAACCGCGGCCGCCGCCACACCGGACAACCCGGCGCGTACCGAAAGCTTCACGATCCCATCGTGCTCCGCGCCGGGCCGAACGACGACGGCCCGGGCCGTGCCGTAAGGAAGCCGTAACCGGCGACGAGGCCGTTCCGCGGCGGCGGGAACGGCCTCGTCGGCAGTCGTGGGCGGGCTGGCCCTCGTACGGGAAGTCAGTTGATCAGGGGGTCTTTCAGGAGGTGCTCGAAGGCCAGCTCGCCCGCGCCGATCAGGGCCGCGTCGTCGCCCAGTTCCGGGGTGCGCAGGCGGATGTGCTCGCGGCACGCCGGCAGGCCGATCGCGTTCAGGCGGCTGCGGATCTGCGCCGCGGCCACCAGGTACACGTCGCGCAGGGTGCCGCCGAAGATCACGGCCTCGGGGTTGAAGATGTTGACCAGGTTGCCGACGCCGAAGCCGATCCACTCGCCGACCTGACGCACGGCGAACTGGGCCTGGCTGTCGCCACGCATGGCCGCGTCAACGACGCCCAGCACCGCCTCGCGCCCGCTCTGATCGCCCCGCCCGGCGTGCTTGAGCAGGGCGTACTCGCCGATCTCGGTCTCCCAGCAGCCGCGCGAGCCGCAACTGCACTCGCGGCCGTACGGGTTGACGACCATATGACCGACCTCGCCGCCGTACCCGCCGTGCCCGGCCACCCGGCGGCCGTCGGCGATGATGCCGGCGCCCACCCCGACGTCGCCGTACAGGTAGATGACGTTGTCGCAGCCCGCGGCCGCGCCCCGGCTGTGTTCGACCAGGGCCGACACGTCGGCGTGGTTGCCCAGGGTGAGCCGGCCGGCGTCACCGAGTTCGGCGCGGAGCGCTGCGCCTACCGGCTCCTCGACCCAGCCGATGGTGGGGGCCAGGCGCACCACGCCGTCGGCGCGGCGCACCATTCCCGCGACCGCCACGCCGGTGCCGACGTAACGGGTGTCGTCGGGCACGCCGGCCCGCATCTCGTGGACGAACTCCGCCAGCGGCTGCACCGCGTCGAGCACCTGCATGCCGCGCGGCCGGTCGGTCTCACGGCGGTCCAGGATGCGCCCGCCCAGCCCGACACGAGCCGCCCGCAGGCGGTCCACCTCGATGCTCAGGGCCCACGAATACACCCGGGACGACTCGGGCCGGACGACCAGCGACGGTCGTCCGGCCCGGCCGGTCTCTCGTGGTGCCGCCTCGCTGACCAGCCCTGCGGTGGTCAGGTCGGCGGTCAGGGCCCCGATGGTGCTCCGGTTCAGACCGAGCCGGTTGGTGAGTTCGGCCCGCGACGTCGCCCCGTGTACGTGTACGTACCGGAGCAGCGTCCCGAGATTGTGCCGGCGCACCTCCTCCTGGCTGGGGCCGGCCCGCATCAGCGTGCCGTCCCCGGTTCCAGGCGGATCGTGTTCATCGGTTGCCGGTAGCGGCCGCTCTGCGCCGGGCCAAGGCGTCGACGCTCGCGGCGACCAGCAGGATCAGACCGGTCACGATGAACTTGGTGCCGGAGTTGAAGCCCATCAGCGTCATGCCGTTGTCGATCACGGCGATCACCGCGCCGCCGATCACCGCGTTGATCACCTTGCCCTTGCCACCGAAGAGGCTGGTGCCACCGATGACGGCCGCGCCCACCGAGTACAGCAGGATGTTGCTGCCACCGGTGTTCGGGTCGACCGAGCTGGCCCGGCTGACGGCCATGATGCCGCCGATCGCGGCCATGAACGAGCCGATGACGAAGACCGAGATGCGGATCCGGTCGACCGGGATACCGGCGCGACGGGCCGCCTCGGTGTTGCCACCGACCGCGTAGACGTGCCGGCCGTAGCTGGTGCGGCCCAGGACGAAGGTCCACAGCACCAGGAAGAAGCCGATGATCGGGACGACGATCGGCACGCCCTTGAGCGAGTTGATCGCCGGGTTGATCGCGCGCTCCTGGCAGAGGATCGCGGTCGCCACCAGCAGCAGCACCGCCAGACCGCCGATGCGCAGCAGCACGATGCCCAGAGGGTCGGTGACCAGGCCCCGCTTGGCCCGGCTCCGCATCTGGTTGAACTGCACCGCGGCGTAACCGACGACGGCGAGGATGGCCAGCAGCCAGCTCCACGTCACCGACAGGTTGTTGTTGTTGAGCGCGTTGAAGAACTCGTTACGGGTCGAGATGTTGGTGCCGCCGCCGAGCAGGACGAGCAGAACGCCCTGGAAGGCGAGGAACGCCGCCAGGGTGACCACGAACGACGGAATGCCCAGCTTGGCCACCAGGAAGCCCAGCACGAAGCCGATGACGATGCCGGTGACCAGCGCGACCGGGATGGCGGTGTACCAGTCCCAGCCGTGGTTGGTCAGCAGGATCGCGACGACCGCGCCGCACACACCGGAGGCGAAACCGGCGGAGAGGTCGATCTCGCCCAGCAGCAGGACGAAGATCAGGCCCATCGCGATGAAGACGACCTGCGCGCTCTGGTTGAACAGGTTCGCGAAGTTGAGGCCGCTGAAGAACGTGTCCCGGGCGATGCCGAAGATCAGGCTCAGGACGATCAGGCCCAGGATGGCGGGCAGGGTGCCGAGGTCGCCGCCGCGCACCCGGGCCCAGTAGTCGTTGATGTAGCTGGCGACGGTCGGCTTGACGACCTTGACGCCGCCGGCCGTGGTGGTCGTGGTGGTGGTCACTTGTCGCCTCCCGGCGTGATGTCGACGACGTCCCCGCCGAAGTCAGCTGCCGGCTTCTCGGGAGGCAGGCCGATGTTGCCGCTGCGGCCGCCGGTGATGAGCTCGACCACCTGCGAGTGGGTCACATCGGTGGTCTTGACCTGGGCCGCCATCCGGCCGAGGTAGAGCGCCGCGATCCGGTCGGAGACCGCGAACACGTCGTTCATGTTGTGCGAGATCAGCACGACGCCCAGGCCGTTGTCGGCCAGGCGGCGCACCAGCTCGAGCACCTGCG from the Paractinoplanes abujensis genome contains:
- a CDS encoding molybdopterin-dependent oxidoreductase, translated to MSAPLIAVGGVVVDNVPAPVKDFGVRVFGVHDKTALIVGTSILLAAYAYGVGVAALRSWRLAVGGIGLFALVGVLAAMTRHDAGVFAWLPTVAGAALAVWVLRQLLEQAGVPAAALTLRAGHRVRAGERTTVPAAVRAGAGVGPGATTGAIPQRADDPAREGAEAGRDPYGEGRRGFLKSLGLAAGAAAVSGLAGRWWTSRQAVTTARSQVVLPAARQNAPPVPAGAQVPGATPYISPNKDFYRIDTALIPPRIDPANWQLRIHGMVRNPITITWEQLLQRPMIERYVTLACVSNEVGGDLIGNALWLGTPIRELLEEAGPLPGADQVVQRSVDGWTCGSPTSVLMDGRDALLAVGMNGEPLPVSHGFPVRMVVPGLYGYVSACKWITEIELSRFSDFDAYWVPRGWAAQAPIKTAARIDTPRDGGKRPAGPVVVGGVAWAQHRGITKVEVQVDDGEWAEATLAATVSSDTWRQWSWSWPATPGEHSLRVRATDGQGVTQTSTPAPPAPDGASGWHQIRVGIEN
- a CDS encoding WhiB family transcriptional regulator is translated as MSNVRRLPGPIADLWDWQRLGLCRGRDSAQFFHPDGERGSSRNRREAKAKSMCGACPVRAECAAHALAVREPYGVWGGLTEAERLRLLAVGWEDTADRHHGRVDLARLEARLGRPHKSAVPAQRQAPAA
- a CDS encoding sugar ABC transporter permease; this translates as MTTTTTTTAGGVKVVKPTVASYINDYWARVRGGDLGTLPAILGLIVLSLIFGIARDTFFSGLNFANLFNQSAQVVFIAMGLIFVLLLGEIDLSAGFASGVCGAVVAILLTNHGWDWYTAIPVALVTGIVIGFVLGFLVAKLGIPSFVVTLAAFLAFQGVLLVLLGGGTNISTRNEFFNALNNNNLSVTWSWLLAILAVVGYAAVQFNQMRSRAKRGLVTDPLGIVLLRIGGLAVLLLVATAILCQERAINPAINSLKGVPIVVPIIGFFLVLWTFVLGRTSYGRHVYAVGGNTEAARRAGIPVDRIRISVFVIGSFMAAIGGIMAVSRASSVDPNTGGSNILLYSVGAAVIGGTSLFGGKGKVINAVIGGAVIAVIDNGMTLMGFNSGTKFIVTGLILLVAASVDALARRRAAATGNR
- a CDS encoding response regulator transcription factor → MRTVLVCVRTPLAAQTVASTAARLGMTGVVRTAVSETEAMIRLAERPAEVVLADTAVTRPDSVGFTRRVLARAPQAQVVLFGAEDPRVAAAAVAAGARGVIRGVEHDLVSVVAKALLLLLLPVRPQGMPINGANAQPAAVAGGARNNNSTAARAAYQNGLSVGAPNAAAVPAVLGPNAPMVPSQRGDAPIDPATGRPMVAWPGNETQVGVADPAPAGRRLTLTERELQVLRGMADGKSNAEIGRELFVSEDTVKTHARRLFRKLGARDRAHAVAAGFRAGLVA
- a CDS encoding ROK family transcriptional regulator is translated as MRAGPSQEEVRRHNLGTLLRYVHVHGATSRAELTNRLGLNRSTIGALTADLTTAGLVSEAAPRETGRAGRPSLVVRPESSRVYSWALSIEVDRLRAARVGLGGRILDRRETDRPRGMQVLDAVQPLAEFVHEMRAGVPDDTRYVGTGVAVAGMVRRADGVVRLAPTIGWVEEPVGAALRAELGDAGRLTLGNHADVSALVEHSRGAAAGCDNVIYLYGDVGVGAGIIADGRRVAGHGGYGGEVGHMVVNPYGRECSCGSRGCWETEIGEYALLKHAGRGDQSGREAVLGVVDAAMRGDSQAQFAVRQVGEWIGFGVGNLVNIFNPEAVIFGGTLRDVYLVAAAQIRSRLNAIGLPACREHIRLRTPELGDDAALIGAGELAFEHLLKDPLIN